In Oreochromis niloticus isolate F11D_XX linkage group LG22, O_niloticus_UMD_NMBU, whole genome shotgun sequence, the sequence GGAGGAGATGCTGCGGATGCTGTGAGACAAAGCGAGCCGTGTTTAAGCCCGCGTCAGCCTCAGCTACACCTGCCGTGGATGATTATCTCGATGGGTTGTGGAGGGAGTCGGGCGGACGCGATCATCGAGCCGAGGTACCATGAAAGCTGGACAAGAGAAACAGAATCGACATGGCTTACTAACACGGATGTAGAGACCCCTCTTCCAGTAGCAAACAGTAAGAGCCTCCGTTATCtctaaaaatataaagagaaaGATCTCCCATGAAGATGCAAATCCAAATGCATTCTCTTTAGGTGCCATATATGCTGACAGGGTGCAGCCACAAGCTAAACAAACCACTCACACCACAACTTGACCGAGCTGACACAGCCATCGCAGCCATCTCTACTatcttgttttcatgtttgaaaGAGTGCCACATTTCAAACACTAACCACTGCCCCTTAGGTAAACCTCTGGAAGCCAACATAAGGGAGAAGAGGATGGTGAACACGGGCACCCAGTGTGGGAAGCAGGCCCTCACCACCAGCAGCTCCAACCACCAGAGGAGACCCAGGCGCTCTTTTAGTGATGTAGGTGTCACTGGTAGCAGGTACTGGCATGTGTGAGTCCTAAAACACCTTTGCACACATGGTCATGAGCAGGATTTGAGCACCACCAGTAATGCCACATACCAAACCTGCAAAATCACTGTCATCTAAATTAAAGTGTAACTATATTCATCATTAGCTTGTAACATGTTTACATAGAGCGCAGCTAGAGAAGCTTAATCAGCTCGAGCCATCCACATGACATTTATGCAAGGGCCTCACAGCATTTAAAATACCATAAAAGCATTGTTTGCAATTTTACATAACAATAATGTTCATAGATGGTTTACAATCCAACTATAAGCAAATAAGTAAACAGTATGATAAGTATGATATAATTTCATTGTTTCTTCACAGTCAAATTCAACATTTATTAATaacagttattaaaaaaaatgtaagataTTCCTAATATTTCTGATTTAATTTATTCTAGTGAgattttttgcatttgtttataGAACATACTAGAAACTCTTTGAGCTCATTGTGCTGTTTTTGCTGTGGGAAATTTTGTAAAGACACTTAAATATAGTTCACGCATACTGTCTCACTTGCTGCTCATTCATTATATTACAAAATGTCAGTTCATCTGACCTTCGTCAGGTATAAAATTAACATCCCTTCATTATCATTtgtacactcactggccactttattaagcacacctgttcagctgctcattaatgcaagaaatcagccaatcacatggcagtaaCTTAATGGATTCAGACATGTAGACATAGTCAAGGcagcctgctgaagttcaaactgagcaccagaatggagaagaaaggtgatATAAGCGACATTGATTGTGACGTCATTGTTGTCAACATGAAGGCATGGATCCATCTTGCCTTGTATCAAAAGTTTAGGCAtcatggtgtgggggatattttcttggcacactgtGAACCCACAGTACTAACAgaccattgtttaaatgtcataGCCCACCcaagtattgttgctgaccatggccatccttttatgaccacagtttacccatcttctgatggcttcTTATAACATATcacgtcacaaagctcagatgatctcaaactggtttcttgaagaAGACAATGAGTTCAGtgtactcaaatgacctccaGAGTCGGCAGATTttaatccaatagagcacctttgggatgtggtggaactggatattcacatcatggatgtgaagcagacaaatctgcagcagctgtgtgatgctgtcgtGTCAGTATCAACCAAAAtcctcagaggaatgttttcagcaccttgttgaatctgtgccttGAAGAATTACGGGGTGTTAgcaaagtgtacctaataaagtgattGGTGagtttatctttttaaaaaggaaaagtaaTAACAGAAACTCTcttttttgtgaggtttaaattgaaaatacttttgttcttttcaaaactgaaataagctttaaaaaatgatctgaaaaataattttatcttACCAATTATATTTCAGTATCTCTAAATGacagttaaaaatatatatattaataatttAACCTTCCACACATGGCAGAACCTCAGTGACTCACCTCTCAATTGGCCATCTTTGCCCACTCGCTGTCTGTCTAGTGGGgtgacatttaaatgaaatggCATTCCAAATCTTTTCACAGCAATCTACTCGTGACTCCAAAAGGAGGTCATCAAAGGAGGCCAGTGCTTTGTCTAAGGATGGGCAGCCGGTAAGCGCCAACAGCAGTGACGATCCAGAACCTGAAAACGCCTGTGACGAAAGATGAACCTCCGCAAGGAGGAAGACGGCCGTAGGTGCGAATGCCTCTCCAGAGGACAAGATGGTGATTTGCAGACGTGCGtggctgattttattttattttttttattttctatttttttgcaAGATCCTGGCTGTTGTTCGCAGTGATTTACAACACAAGCACCTGCGTACGTCTCCATCCAAAGACCTGTGGATGCTGCATCTTCGTTGTGCCACTGCAAATGCATGTGTGAAGAAGAGAGTGGGTAACGAGCAATGTTCACACTTTACACCATGCTTCTCTCCCATGCTTATGGTGCCAGTCAGGGAATGTGTCACTGTGTTCAGCcagtgtgaagaaaaaaaaaaacaaaaaagaaaaaaagagcagattGTCCCATATGCACATGATAATTACAAGCAGTGTGTTCTGTGTGAGGCCTTCCTAAGAATTTGCTTCAGTTCTTTGTGCAAGTATACTCCTTTTGTTGTGAATGATTATCAGTAGTATGGGAACTAATACCGATGCTGTTTAACCTCAGTCAATGCTGTAAgtaattttcatttaaaagaaCCAGAAGTGCTGTTTAGAAGCTGAGATTTGGAGGCGTGAAGCTTGAAGGCTAAAGACTGCCTTTTCCAGCCTTTCGCAAGATATACAAACACATCCGCATGTGCCTACAATTAATCCTGATTCAAAGTGCTGTTGTGTTCTCTTTCAGTTTGATTTTTAAAGTTTGCTTTATACTGTTGTGTTCAATACTTCTACTTTACTCTCTGTTACGTTGTAAAATGCACACTTTATATTTAGTATTGTAACATGTAAATTTTTTTGGCTTAATACCGGTCTGCATGTATAGATCGGTGCTATGTTAATTTAATCGAAGTCTCTGCCCAAACTTGATCAATAGcaagccattaaaaaaaaatcaattaaaaaaaaaaaaagcctatcCAACATTTGTAAATACAAGCATACTCAGGAGGATTTTCAGGATGGGGCATCTGGCAAATTAGATCATATGACCAGCAGATGGCGTAGTTGACCAGCTGAGGTCTTAATATCTAAACACAAAGAGGTTTGAAAGTGGTAACAACCACTTTAAGAAAAGCTCTGGCTTACCGGAAGCTGTCGGCTTCACATGATTGTATGAAGGTCAATCTGTTGGtcatataaataaatttaagaATCTGAATTAAAATGGTGTGCATGTGATAATGGTCGCTTGTCAAGAGTTTTTAATGACTTTACTTAGATGATGTGACGAAATGTGTACAGACCGCGCCATATTTGTGATGGCAAAACAAACCTCAACGTGTATGTTtcaaaattacttttttcttctttgcattAAAATATTTGCTGGCTTCTTAATGTATGGAATCCAGGGGGAAAACAAGTGATCTGAGCATTTATTTCTCATTACACGAATTAAAAGAAATCAACCTTTTCTGTTTCCTATTGTGATTAGACTGGAAAAGCATCAGTATTGCACTGAGCTATAAACTGTTTTCAATTATAAGGTAAAGTTTCAAAAGCGTTAATGACTAAATTTACCAATGTAAAATTGGCTTAAATTATGTGTAATGGTCCCTTTACCTTTAAGAGAGTAATTCATTAGTTTTGCCCAAGCATTATGTAATCAATATTTGTAGCCAACTCTGACAATCTCTGGTGAGTGAACAAATCATTTTATAACACAGTTTTCTGTCATGAGTTTCTTTGTACTTTGCTTCCAAGCAGTGGGacttcaatttaattttatttttaaagtggtcggtagcaatagttctccaggtgatctgaaggtctttcaaatgttttcttttgacaACGGATGCTTATTCAATCATTTTCAATCCAGTCCTTGTacttgaccattttcagaggaatgtgtttttttttcgttgttgtttatttttttgtgtgggttttttgtgcCTGTTAAGTGGTCTGTTAGGCCACTAAGGCCACTcgtcaggtcctgtgtcagttGGTCCATCTACTGTTTACTGGTCATTGGTAATGGTAAAGAAATAAGTTATTcataaggaagggaaacaggaacTAAAGCCTGAGGCATGCCAAATTACATAAGAACTGAACTCAAAATCAGTGACAAAAGGTCTtgtggagtgatgaatccaaatttgaaattttggtTAAGATTGTCAGTATAtatggaggaggtcaggacAGTGGTAAAACACTGAGAATACAGTGAAATTTCCACCAGATTTTGATCTACTTTGCAGTACCATCTAGAAAGAATCTAATTGacagtggcttcatttttctgcatgacaatgaccccaaacacatggatagaaaaacacacaatagcaCACCATCAGTCAGTTTCAAGCTGTGTTGAAGACTAAAGGCAGCCATACtgaatattgactttcaagctagTTAGAATtgcacaaactctgtttttgactTAAATCCTGTACTTCCAAGTATGTTTGCAAATGTTTCAAGAAATAGCTGCGCCCAATTCCCATTtccttaaaaaatataaataaacgaCGAGTGAATACAGTCCACCACGATTTGTTGACCTTTGTGACACACCTTTTCAAAACTAAAGCCCAAATCAGGTGTGTCAACTCTTACTGTATGCtaagtaattttttaaaataaaaatatatttgataGTTTTTCGTATAATTTgaatgataatttattaatgtacatttttgatttaaaaaatctGACCCTTGATTACACACCGGAAGTTCGGTGAGTTATAAAAGACAGGAGTTTCGGCATGTTGTTGATGTTGATTGGTTAAACGTTCAGGCTTTAGGACCGCGCGGATCACGTTCTCGGTTGGCTGTGGCTCGTTGTGAACCGTTGGTACTCCTCGGCCACGGCCACGGTGACGGTACAGATAACACTTGGCTGACGGAGGAGGCTATATCTTATCATGTAGCTGCGCAGCTCTGGGACTTTACCTGACAAACCTGTTCGTTTTGCCCTTTACGTTATGCGGGCAAAAATGATGTGAGGATGGCCAAGCGACCGGGGACTGAGGACGGGATGGTGACTTCGCCCACCGTTCTGCGGAATTTCGCCGCCGATTTGAGCATCGGAGACGTGAACATGGACTGCGGCGACGGAGCCGAGGAGCTCTCTTTAGAAGAAATCCTGGCTTTGTACAGCCAGCCGATAAACGAGGAACAGGCATGGGCAGTGTGTTACCAGTGTTGTCGGACTTTAGCGCAGAAACACCGGAGGAGAAGCTCCAAGTCTGCCGTTGTCTCATCAGCCGAGCACCCGAGGAGAATTGAGGGACCCGGGAATGTGAGGCTCGGGAAAGACGGGACTGTCAAACTGCACTTTGAAGACAGCGCAGGTAActaaaccaaccaaccaaccaagaCCGGGCAGGTGTCCGCTTTAGCTTTGTGTGCTATGAGTAACTGCACAGGTTAAACGAGGGAGACTGGCTTTGAACAGGCAGccgtcaacaacaacaacaaaaaagcatttTCCTTCACATCCCTGACAGGCCAAACGAATGGAGCATCCCTACGAAGAGGCCATATTGTTGTGGCTGCCTTCTTTTAGCCATGTGGCGATTTTGTTTACAGGCGCTTGTTAATAATACATCATAGATCACCGCATAGCTGCTGGGGGGAAGACCACGAAAGCTTGTGTGATTAATTATTTACGTTGCGGGTTTGTTCTCATAACAGCGGCTGATATTTACATCACAAACATGATTCATATTAAGGCTTGGTTTAGACTGGTTTGTGAGCAGGGCTGCCTCACAGCCACTCTCCCCTGGTGTACAGCGGTCAGTTAGAGTCAGCAAACACAAATCACGTGACCTGTTCAAATTGCAGAGCACCTTTTTGGGTGAAGTCCAGTGCCAAACTGCGGTGAAAAAAACCCTCCCTACAAGCACGAGGCCGGAGACAGATGAGTCATAGCTGCTCTTTGTTGTGACAAATTTGGGGCCAGGAGGCAGAATCCATTCAAGAGCAAGGTGCCAGGTGTAGACTGAGAGGTTACACGCAATTTAAATCTAGCTGGATGGAAGTTTGTGTACGCATGTTGACTGTATACATCCTCTATATCCACTCTTTTTGTTTCCGTCATAGAGGATCCTTGAACTCTTTAATACAGGCTCATTTTCTATACAGATTTTTTTGGGAAATAAATAGACTTTTTTGACTGTACAGATAGGAAAGCAAGTtgcatttaattcaattcagatgtatttatatggcaccaaatcacagcaataatCACCTCAAGATGCTTTACATTGTAGGGTGaagaccttaaaataatacagagaaaaccccaccAGTCagatgacccccccccccaaaagtttaacaggaagaaacctttgcGAGAACCAGGTGGGATGGCAGATATCTGCCACAACCGGTTTGGGGTGAAGGGAGGAAGACACTGTGTAAGAGAGCCAGAGGTTAATAATAAGAAATGCAGAGTGGTGAATAAACatggtaaaaaaagaaacactcagtgcatcatgggaagcccccagcaatCTAGACCTATTGcggtgtaactaagggaggattctgATACAGCTCTAagtatatgctttatcaaaaagcatcaaaattttacttttaaatatcctaggAATAATaagtaaaccagcagtctgGGAGTGACACAATCTGTTTGGTTGATACAGTAcaatgaggtctttaagataagatggatcTAAAATGAAAGTAGATGTCTAAGATGAAAACAGTCAACTTCTATAAGACCCACACCAGAAAAACATTAGAAGCCAGCAGGTCTCTGTGTACTGAAACTACAGAGGAAACTGTAGTGTATCTCTATACACAGGAGAAAGGCTTACTCTTGTACAGCAGCTCAGGTGTGGAGAAAGGTGTGTGTAATGTCTTTAACTGCATTCCATTAATATTTCAGAGATGAGATTGGGTGTGTCTTTCTGCGCAGCCACATTATGTGGGGAACCTATTTGAACCTTTATTTTTCCCGTCCCCCTGTTTTGAGTTGACCCCTCTGTCCAGCTCTGCC encodes:
- the si:ch211-215i13.3 gene encoding brain and acute leukemia cytoplasmic protein isoform X1 — its product is MIISMGCGGSRADAIIEPRYHESWTRETESTWLTNTDVETPLPVANSKPLEANIREKRMVNTGTQCGKQALTTSSSNHQRRPRRSFSDQSTRDSKRRSSKEASALSKDGQPVSANSSDDPEPENACDER
- the si:ch211-215i13.3 gene encoding uncharacterized protein si:ch211-215i13.3 isoform X3, yielding MIISMGCGGSRADAIIEPRYHESWTRETESTWLTNTDVETPLPVANSKPLEANIREKRMVNTGTQCGKQALTTSSSNHQRRPRRSFSDVGVTGSSNLLVTPKGGHQRRPVLCLRMGSR
- the si:ch211-215i13.3 gene encoding uncharacterized protein si:ch211-215i13.3 isoform X2; translated protein: MIISMGCGGSRADAIIEPRYHESWTRETESTWLTNTDVETPLPVANSKPLEANIREKRMVNTGTQCGKQALTTSSSNHQRRPRRSFSDVGVTGSRYWHVNLLVTPKGGHQRRPVLCLRMGSR